Genomic window (Longimicrobium sp.):
GGCGCATTCGAGTGTGCTCCGCGTAAGGTGGTTTGAGCTTCGCAACCCAAACCTACGCCTTCCGCGCGAGATCCAACACACCCGGGTGCGCCGTCATCTCTTTGCCCCCGCCTCGCTTCCGAGTTTCCGGATGGACACTAAATAGAAGTGCGTGAGTGCGTTGGTAAAGAAGTCCTGAGTCCTAAGTGCTAAGTCCTGGGTGAACTTCTGCTCAGCACTTAGCACTTAGCACTTAGCACTTAGCACTTAGCACTTAGCACTTAGCACTTAGCACTTCCCCTTTGAACTTTCCTCCACACCGAAATGCGCGGCTTCCGCAACTTCGTTTTCTGGTGCCACCTCGTCGCGGGCGTCTTCGCGGGGGTAGTGGTGCTGATCATGTCCGTGACGGGCGTGCTGCTCACCTACCAGCGGCAGATCATCGTCTGGGCGGACATGCGGACGCTGGAGGCGGCGGCGCCGTCGGCGGGGGCGCAGCGGCTTGCGCCGGCGGCGCTGGTGGAGCGGGTGCTGCGAACGGAGAAGGGGAAGCCGACCGCGCTCACCTGGCGCGCAGGCAGGGACGCGCCGGTGCAGGTGGCGTTTGGACGGGAGCGCACCGTGTTCGCCAGCGCGTACACGGGCGAGGTGCTGGGAGAAGGGGGCAAGGGGGTGCGCGCCTTCTTCCGCAAGGTCACGGACATCCATCGCTGGCTCGGCGCGGGCGAGGAGAACCGCGCGCTCGGCAAGATGGTGACGGGCGCCTGCAACCTCGCGTTCCTCTTCCTGGTGGTGAGCGGCTTCTACCTCTGGTGGCCGAGCGAGTGGAGCCGCCGCGCGCTGCGCGGCATCACCTGGTTCCGCCGCGGGCTGCGCCCCAAGGCGCGCGACTTCAACTGGCACAACACCATCGGCTTCTGGTGCGCGGTGCCGCTCTTCGTGGTGGTGCTCTCCGGCGTTGTGATCTCCTACCGGTGGGCGGGCAACCTCGTGTACCGCGCCGCCGGCGAGGCCCCTCCCCCGCCCGCGGAGGGTGGCGGCCGTCCCGGTGCCGAGGCCGTGCCCCCGGCTGTCGCGCTCGCGGGCGTGGATGCGCTCTGGCCGCGCGTGACGCAGCGTGTGCCGGGGTGGCGCATCATCACCCTGAACCTCCCGCGGAAACCGGACGCGCCGTTCGTCTTCAGCATCGACCGCGGCAACGGCGGCGAGCCCCACAAGCGCGCGCAGCTCACCCTGGACCGCGCCACCGGCCGCGAGACGAAGTGGGAGCCCTTCGCCGCCACCTCCACCGGCCGCCGGATGCGCTCCATCCTCCGCTTCGCCCACACCGGCGAGGTCCTCGGCATCCCGGGCCAGACCCTCGCCGGCCTCGTCTCGCTCGGCGCCGCCTTCCTGGTGTGGACCGGCCTTTCGCTCAGCCTGCGCCGCTTCAGCGCCTGGCGCGGCCGGCGGCGTGCGCGCCCCCTCCCGGCGCGCGAGCGGGTGAAGGCGGAGGCGGCCTGAGGTGCCGCGGGGCCGAGCAGCCGATAGCCGTTCTGCGACGCTGTTGAAGCGTATCTTCAGTTTCCTTGAGGATACGCTTCAACCGAACGACGGAACGCCGCGCGAACACGGATCTGGCATGCATCTGGCCCAACGTGAGCCGCTTTCCTGAAAAGGCTTACAACAAGGGTCGCGATGCTCGATATGCGAAGGTGGATGGCGGCGGGGATGATGGCGGTGCTCGCGGCGTGCTCGGGCGGAGACCACGAGTACGATCCGGACAACGATGCGGAGGCGGCGCGGACCACGAGCGCGGCGACGGCGCAGCCGCGGCAGCCCTCCTCGGCAGAGGTGCCTGCGCAGCCGGTGGCCGCGGAGAACCCGGCGGCTGCGGTGCGCCCCGACTCGGTGCGGGCGGCGTTCGCACGGGGGCGGGCGCTGGGGGCGAGCGAGATCGGCTGGCTCCGGCGCGACGTCAACCGCACGCAGGTCGCCACCGCGCAGTCGCTTGGGGTGCGCGCCTATGCCGACGCGCAGATCCAGCAGCTCGTGCGGCAGGGGCGGCTGGTGGCGCTGGGGGACAGCACGCCGCACTGGGTGCTGCGCAAGATGGACCACTCGGTGCCGTACGTGACGCCGGATGCGCGCGCCCTCCTGGTGCAGGTGGGGCGCCGCTTCCACGCGCGCCTCGACAGCCTGGGAATCCCGCGCTACCGGATGAAGGTGACCTCCGCGCTGCGCACCGGCTCCACCCAGGCGGAGCTGCGGAAGATCAACTCCTACGCGTCGCAGACGGCGAGCGCGCACGAGTTCGGCACTACGATGGACGTATCGCACGAGCGCTTCGCGGTGCCGGCCGGCGCGGGGGCGCAGACCGACACGCTCGAAGAGATGGGGAAGGAGCACGCCAAGATCCTCCAGGGCGAGCTGGGGCGCACCCTGATCGAGCTGCGCACCCGCGAGCTGCTGCACGTGATGATCGAGGACCGGCAGCCCGTCTACCACTTCACCGTTCGGCAGCGGCTGGCGGGGCGCTGAACGGCCATCGCGCGACCGGTGCCGCCCTGGACACGGGCGCGATGAACCGCGCCCCTACCACCACCGCTTCCGGTTCGTTGATGTCTTTCGAGCAGCTCCTGGTCGGCCGGGTAGTGGCCGAGCGCTACCGCGTGGACGAGTTCCTGGCGAGCGGCGGGATGGGCGCGGTGTTCCGCTGCCACGACCTGCGCCTGGAGCGCGAGGTGGCGTTCAAGGTGGTCACGGCGCCTCCCGGCATCTCGCGGGAGGCGCGCGGCGTGCTGCGCGCCCGCTTCCTGCGCGAGGCCAAGACCGCCGCATCCATCGCCCACCCCAACGTCGTTACCGTCCACGACTTCGGCGTGGATGCGGAGCTGGACCTGGACTTCCTCGTGATGGAGCTGCTCGCGGGGGACGACCTGGGCGCGCGCGTTGCCGGTGGGTGGCGCCCGGCCCCGGAGGAGCTCGCCGGAATCCTGGCGCAGGCCGCGGACGGGCTGGCGGCGGGGCACGCCCGCGGCGTCGTGCATCGCGACGTGAAGCCGGGGAACCTGTTCGTGACGGGCTCGGGGGGATCGGCTCGGGTGAAGGTGCTGGACTTCGGGATCGCGCAGCCGGGCCCGGGCGGCGTATCGACCGTGACCCACCTGACCGGCGGCGGCGGGAACCCGCGCACCCCCGGCTTCGCGGCGCCCGAGCAGGAGGCCGGCGACCCCACCACCCCCGCGACCGACGTCTACGCGCTCGGGCTCACCGCCGTCGCGGCACTCGCCGGCGGGTCGGCCGAAGACCCTCCCGCCATGCTCGACACGCTGGAACTCGAGCACTCCGCCCTCGCCGCCGTCCTTCGCCGCGCGCTGGACCCTGACCCCGCTCGCCGCTTCCCTGACTGCGCCGCGATGGGTGACGCTCTCCGTCCCCTCGCCGCGCCGCTCGCGAAGCCAGCACCCGTGCGCCGTCCGACCACGCGCGCCACTCTCCTCGGGATGCTGGCCGTCATCGCGCTCGGGGTCGCGCTCTGGGCGTGGAATCGTCCGCGCGCCGCCCCCGCGCCCGTGGAGACGGAGGCCGAAGCCGTCGCCGCCGCGGGGGCCGTCTTCCGCGAAGTCAACGCGAGCGCGGGCCGAATGACGCGCCGCTACGACCCGGACGGTCAGGTGATGGCGTACCTGGACCGCTCCGGTGTCCGCAAGCTCGTCACGCGCCTTCCATCTGGCACAAGCGAGATGTACTTCGACCGCCACGGGCTCCGCTTCGCCTCCGCGCCCATCGCTGACGCGGACGGAACCATCCAACGCTACTACTTCACCGCGCGGGGCGAGCTCGCGCGCCACGATCCCTCCATGAACGATTCGCGTGTCAATCAGCGTGCGCGCGCATTGAAGTCGCAGGTGGAAAAGTGGGCGGCGGAGGCGCCCGGCTGGCCCCCGTTTCCCCCAAAATGACGACGATGTCGAGGAAACCGTCTTTCCCCTCTTCTTGTTGTTCCCTCTGTGCCTCTGTGTGAGGCCGCAGTTGCAGTTCCTTCCTCTGCGTCTCCGCGCCTCCGCGTGAGACCCGCTGTTCGTGACGGAGCAGAGTACGGAAGTTGCTACCATCCCTGCGCTTCCCCGATCGCGCACTGATGCGGTCGACCCCACGATCTACCGGGCAATGAACGGCCCGGCCGCCCCGCGGAACACGCGATTGCAGATCCAGACCGATCGCCGCCAGCCCGGAGGTGCGGCGGAGAACGCGGCACCGGCGCTCTTCATCCTGAACGAGCGCCAGCACTGCACGTTCATGAACCCCGCGGCGGAGCGCCTCACCGGCTGCACGCTCGCCGACGTGCAGGGCCGCCCGCTTCACGACGTCATCCACCACACGCGGCCGGACGGGCGCCCGTACCCCATCGGCGAGTGCCCCATCGAGCGCGCCTTCGCCGAGGACGCGCGCGCCGAAGGGGAAGAGGTTTTCGTGCACCCAGACGGGCGCTTCTACCCCGTCGCGTTCAGCGCGTCGCCCATCCGCGAGGGGGGGCGGCGGGTGGGGACGATCGTGGAGGTGCGCGATTCGGTGGCGGAGAGGCGGGTGCAGGCGGAGCGGCGCGGGCTGGTGGAGGCGCTGGAGCTGGAGCGCGCGCGGCTCACCAGCGTCTTCCAGCACGCCGCGTCGTACATCGCCGTCCTGCGCGGTCCGGACCACGTCTTCGAGCTCGCCAACCCGCTGTACCGCCGGCTCGCGGGGGACCGGCCCCTGCTGGGAAGGACCGCGCGCGAAGCCCTCCCCGAGCTGGTGGAGCAGGGCTACATCGACCTGCTGGACGACGTGTACCGCAGCGGAAAGCCGTACACCGCCACCGAAGCGCCCGTCGTCTACCAGCGCACGCCGGACGAGCCGCCCTCGAAGCACTTCATCAACTTCGTCTACCAGCCGCTCGACGGACCCGAGGGGACCGTCGCCGGGATCATGGCGCACGGGGTGGACGTCACGGAGCAGGTGCTCGCGCGGCAGGAGGTGGAGCAGGCGCGCGACCTCACCAGCCGCCTGCAGGAGCTGACGGTGGCGCTGGCCGCGAGCGCCACGCCAGAGGAGGTGGCGGAGGTGGTGGTTGCGCAGGGGGTGGTGGCGACCGGCGCGGCCACCGGGCTGCTCGCCCTGCGCAGCGGCGGCGAGGTGGTGCTGCTGCGCCAGAAGGGGCTGGCGGAGGACATCTTTCGCGAGTACGCGCGCTTTCCGCTGGATACGCCCGGCCCCGCGGCGGCGTCCGTGCGCACGGGGGAGGCATTCTTCGTGGAGACCGAGGAGGAGGTGCGCGGCCTCTTCCCCGAGAACGCGCGGCTGTGGACGACGCTCGGCACCCGCGCCGTGGCGGCCGTGCCGCTAACGGTGGCCGGCGAGACGATCGGGGCGATTTCGTTCACCTTCACCACGGAGCGCGCCTTCCCGCGCGAGAGCCGCGACTTCTTTCTGGCGCTGGGCCGTCAGAGCGGGCAGGCGCTGGAGCGGGCCTGGCTGGTGGAGGCGGAGCGCGAGTCCCGCGCCCTCGCCGAGCGCGCCGCGGACCGCGCGCGCCGGGTGCAGCGCCTCACCGCGCAGCTAAACGAGGCAGTGGGTCGCGCGCAGATCGCCGACGTGATCCTGGAGGGCGGGCTCGCCGCCGTGGGGGCGGACGCCGGGTCGCTGGCGCTGGTGCACTCGGATGCCGAGGGGCGGCCGGAGCAATTCGAGATCATCCGCACGCGCGGGTATGGCACCGAGGTGGCGGAGCGGTACCGCACCTTCCCGGTCGAGCCCGGCAAGCCGCTCTCCGAGGCGGCGCTGCGGCGCGAGACGGTCGCCATCGGCACGCCCGCGGAATGGTCGCGCGTCTTTCCCAGGGCCACGGAAGACCTGGAGAAGCTCGGCTTCCAGGCGTTCGTGGCGGTGCCGGCAAGCGTGGGAGAGCGCACGCTGGCGGCGCTCTCCTTCAGCTTCCGCGAGCCGCAGGAGTTCGACGACGCCACGCGCACCTTTCTGTCCACCCTGAGCGAGCAGTGCGCGCTGGCGCTGGAGCGGGCGCGGCTGCACGAGGTGGAGCTCCACCAGGCGGAGTGGCACGCCGCGCTGCTGGAGACGATCCAGGACGCATTCGTGGCGCTGGACTCGGAGCTCCGCTACACCTACGTGAACCCGCGCGCCGAGGCCCTGCTGGGGCGCCGCGCGGCGGAGCTCCTGGGGCGGCGCATGGAGGAGGCGTTCCCCCGTGCCACCGAATCGCCCGTGTACGAGGCCGTCGTCCGCACGCTGTCGACCGGCGTGGGCTCGCAGGTGGAGGGGCTCAGCCCGGTGATCGGCCGCTGGGTGGAGGCGCGCATCTACCCCGCGCCGGGCGGCGTTTCGCTCGTCTTCCAGGACATCACCGAGCGCCGTCGCGCGCAGGATGCCTCCGACCTGCTGGCCGAGGCGAGCCAGCTCCTCTCCGCCTCGCTGAACTACGAGGAGACGCTGCGGACCGTGGCCGACGCCGCGGTGCCCCGGCTGGGCGACTGGTGCGCGGTGGACGTGGTGGAGGACCCGGCCGCGCAGGCGTGGCCGCCGCGCATCCAGCGCCTCGCGGTCGTCCACCGCGATCCCGCGAAGCTGGCGCTGGCCGCGGAGCTCACCGAGCGCTATCCCACCGACTGGGCGGCGGAGACCGGCTTCGCGAACGTGCTGCGCACCGGCACCCCGTTGTTCGTACCGGAGGTGACGGACGAGATGCTCCTGGCCGGCGCCCGCGACGAGGAGCACCTCACGCTCCTGCGCGCCCTGCATTTCTCCTCCTTCCTGGTGGTCGCGCTGAACGCGCGCGGCCTCGTCGTGGGCGCGCTCACCCTGTGCATGACCGAGTCGGGGCGCCACTACGATGCGCGCGACCTGGAGCTGGTGCAGGACCTGGCGAGCCGCGCGGCGGTGGCCATCGACAACGCGCGCCTCTTTCGCGACGCCGAGCGCGCGCGGGCGGAGGCGGAGAGCGCAAACCGCAGCAAGAGCGAGTTCCTGGCGACGATGAGCCACGAGCTGCGCACGCCGCTCAACGCCATCGACGGCTACGCCGAGCTGATCGAGCTGGGGGTGCACGGCCCCGTGACCCCCGCCCAGGCCGAGGCGCTGCTCCGCATCCGCCGCAGCCAGAAGCACCTGCTGGGTCTCATCAACGAGGTGCTCAACTACGCCCGGCTGGAGACGGGCGCCGTGCACTACGACCTGGCCGTGGTGGACGTGGCCGCCGCCATCGGCGAGGTGGAGTCGCTGGTCCTTCCGCAGGTGCACGCCCGCTCGCTCGTGCTGGAGACGGATGTGGGCCCGCTGACGGCGTTCGCGGATGGCGAGAAGCTGCGGCAGATCCTTGTGAACCTCCTCTCCAACGCCATCAAGTTCACCGATCCGGGCGGGCGAATCGGCGTCCGCTCGCGAACTCTGGGCGCGCGGGTGGAGATCGAGGTGCGGGATTCGGGGATCGGAATCGCGCCGGACAAGCTGGACGCCATCTTCGAGCCGTTCGTACAGGTGGGCCGCGCCCTCAACAACCCCAGCGAGGGCACGGGCCTCGGCCTGGCCATCTCCCGCGACCTGGCCCGCGCCATGAACGGCGACCTCACCGTGCGCAGCGCTCCCGGCGAGGGGAGCACGTTCACGCTGGTGCTGCCGGGTGGTGGTGGCGAGTAAACTCGCGGCTACACATCGTAGGGGCGCGATTTATCGCGCCCACCCTCCACCTTCCTCGATCTCTGCGGCACAAACCGATCCCGTAGGGGCAGCCCCCACGTGGCTGCCCGTGCCCGATGCGGCTCCGCCGCCGCCCTCCCAGGGGCGAATGAATTCGCCGCTGAAAAACACAAAGTCCGCCTTTGCGGACTCCCGGTCACGTCCCGCGTTTCTCGAGCCGGCTTCAGCCGCCTTCCCGTGGTTCCAGCCGGGGGCTTCAGCCCCCGGTGTTCGGGCGCCGACATTCGGCACCGGCGTTTACCCCGCCTCCATCTCGAACACGCCGATCGGCCGCGGCGAGGTATCTTCGCCCAGGTTCCACTTGGCGAGGGAGATGCGCCAGCCGGCGGCCTCCAGCGACTCCAGCAGGCGCAGGCCGGGCGCGCGAAAGGGGTCGGAGAGGAGGATGCGGCCGCCGGGGGCCAGGTTGGTCTCGAAGATGTGGCGGAGGTGCGGGTGCATCGACTCGCCGTACAGGACGTCCGAGCCGATGATCCACTCGTAGCGCTCCGCGTCGTCCCAGGCGGTCCAGTCGGCGAGGCGGTGCTCGATGGCGGAGATGCCGTTCAGCTCCGCGTTGTGCCGGCAGACGGACATGGCCATCTCGTGCCGGTCCGTCTGCACCACGCGCGCGCCGAGCGAGGCGGCGACGATCCCCGGCAGGCCGGTGCCCGCGCCCAGCTCCAGGACGCGGGCACCGCGCAGGGCATCCGCGCGCCCGGCGACGTCGTGGGCCAGCGCGATGGCGGCGGGCCAGAGCGCGACGCCGTACGGCAGCCGGTCGCGGAACTCGCGCAGGAAGTGCTGCTCGTCGTCGTGGGTCAGCACCACACCCGTGTGCAGGATCGTCCACTCGTGCCCCGCCAGACCGAGGCGGGACTCGTGCAGCGGGAACTCCCCGGACTCGGTCTGCAGCACCTGTGGCCGCGTGGCGGATGCGCTCATGCCGCGCGCCGGGCGCAAGCGCCGTTCCGGGCGAGGGGCAGGGGCACGGCGCACGGGCGATGCGGACGGTGCGCGGATGCTGGGTCAGGCGCTTCGGTGCGCGGATATCCGAACGGCGAGGCACGGAGAAAAGGCTCTTCTCCGTGCCTCGGTTTTACAGACGGTCCGGGGAGCTGGCGTCAGCGGACGACGGTGAAGTACGTCGGGCTGCCGCGGGACTGGAGCTGCGAGGCAACCACGTAGTCGGACTTCCCCAGGTTGTCCGTCAGCGTCACCTTTACGATGTCATAACGCCCCGGGGCCGAGCCCTTCGGCATCCGCATGGTACCGCTGGAGCCGTTCCAGCTCTGCTCGCGGGTGGTGCCGTCCGGGGCGCGGAGCTGAACCGTGAAGCGTGACAGCCGCGCGGGACCGTCGGTGATGTAGTACACGGAGAAGGTCACCCACCCCACCGAAGCACCCGCGCGCACCGTTGCCGACGAGATCGTCACCCCGGTCAGGATGAGCCCCGGGTACCACCCCTGCGGCCGGGTCACGCCCACGTCGGAGCGA
Coding sequences:
- a CDS encoding DUF5715 family protein — protein: MRRWMAAGMMAVLAACSGGDHEYDPDNDAEAARTTSAATAQPRQPSSAEVPAQPVAAENPAAAVRPDSVRAAFARGRALGASEIGWLRRDVNRTQVATAQSLGVRAYADAQIQQLVRQGRLVALGDSTPHWVLRKMDHSVPYVTPDARALLVQVGRRFHARLDSLGIPRYRMKVTSALRTGSTQAELRKINSYASQTASAHEFGTTMDVSHERFAVPAGAGAQTDTLEEMGKEHAKILQGELGRTLIELRTRELLHVMIEDRQPVYHFTVRQRLAGR
- a CDS encoding methyltransferase domain-containing protein translates to MSASATRPQVLQTESGEFPLHESRLGLAGHEWTILHTGVVLTHDDEQHFLREFRDRLPYGVALWPAAIALAHDVAGRADALRGARVLELGAGTGLPGIVAASLGARVVQTDRHEMAMSVCRHNAELNGISAIEHRLADWTAWDDAERYEWIIGSDVLYGESMHPHLRHIFETNLAPGGRILLSDPFRAPGLRLLESLEAAGWRISLAKWNLGEDTSPRPIGVFEMEAG
- a CDS encoding serine/threonine-protein kinase: MNRAPTTTASGSLMSFEQLLVGRVVAERYRVDEFLASGGMGAVFRCHDLRLEREVAFKVVTAPPGISREARGVLRARFLREAKTAASIAHPNVVTVHDFGVDAELDLDFLVMELLAGDDLGARVAGGWRPAPEELAGILAQAADGLAAGHARGVVHRDVKPGNLFVTGSGGSARVKVLDFGIAQPGPGGVSTVTHLTGGGGNPRTPGFAAPEQEAGDPTTPATDVYALGLTAVAALAGGSAEDPPAMLDTLELEHSALAAVLRRALDPDPARRFPDCAAMGDALRPLAAPLAKPAPVRRPTTRATLLGMLAVIALGVALWAWNRPRAAPAPVETEAEAVAAAGAVFREVNASAGRMTRRYDPDGQVMAYLDRSGVRKLVTRLPSGTSEMYFDRHGLRFASAPIADADGTIQRYYFTARGELARHDPSMNDSRVNQRARALKSQVEKWAAEAPGWPPFPPK
- a CDS encoding PepSY-associated TM helix domain-containing protein → MRGFRNFVFWCHLVAGVFAGVVVLIMSVTGVLLTYQRQIIVWADMRTLEAAAPSAGAQRLAPAALVERVLRTEKGKPTALTWRAGRDAPVQVAFGRERTVFASAYTGEVLGEGGKGVRAFFRKVTDIHRWLGAGEENRALGKMVTGACNLAFLFLVVSGFYLWWPSEWSRRALRGITWFRRGLRPKARDFNWHNTIGFWCAVPLFVVVLSGVVISYRWAGNLVYRAAGEAPPPPAEGGGRPGAEAVPPAVALAGVDALWPRVTQRVPGWRIITLNLPRKPDAPFVFSIDRGNGGEPHKRAQLTLDRATGRETKWEPFAATSTGRRMRSILRFAHTGEVLGIPGQTLAGLVSLGAAFLVWTGLSLSLRRFSAWRGRRRARPLPARERVKAEAA
- a CDS encoding PAS domain-containing protein, yielding MQIQTDRRQPGGAAENAAPALFILNERQHCTFMNPAAERLTGCTLADVQGRPLHDVIHHTRPDGRPYPIGECPIERAFAEDARAEGEEVFVHPDGRFYPVAFSASPIREGGRRVGTIVEVRDSVAERRVQAERRGLVEALELERARLTSVFQHAASYIAVLRGPDHVFELANPLYRRLAGDRPLLGRTAREALPELVEQGYIDLLDDVYRSGKPYTATEAPVVYQRTPDEPPSKHFINFVYQPLDGPEGTVAGIMAHGVDVTEQVLARQEVEQARDLTSRLQELTVALAASATPEEVAEVVVAQGVVATGAATGLLALRSGGEVVLLRQKGLAEDIFREYARFPLDTPGPAAASVRTGEAFFVETEEEVRGLFPENARLWTTLGTRAVAAVPLTVAGETIGAISFTFTTERAFPRESRDFFLALGRQSGQALERAWLVEAERESRALAERAADRARRVQRLTAQLNEAVGRAQIADVILEGGLAAVGADAGSLALVHSDAEGRPEQFEIIRTRGYGTEVAERYRTFPVEPGKPLSEAALRRETVAIGTPAEWSRVFPRATEDLEKLGFQAFVAVPASVGERTLAALSFSFREPQEFDDATRTFLSTLSEQCALALERARLHEVELHQAEWHAALLETIQDAFVALDSELRYTYVNPRAEALLGRRAAELLGRRMEEAFPRATESPVYEAVVRTLSTGVGSQVEGLSPVIGRWVEARIYPAPGGVSLVFQDITERRRAQDASDLLAEASQLLSASLNYEETLRTVADAAVPRLGDWCAVDVVEDPAAQAWPPRIQRLAVVHRDPAKLALAAELTERYPTDWAAETGFANVLRTGTPLFVPEVTDEMLLAGARDEEHLTLLRALHFSSFLVVALNARGLVVGALTLCMTESGRHYDARDLELVQDLASRAAVAIDNARLFRDAERARAEAESANRSKSEFLATMSHELRTPLNAIDGYAELIELGVHGPVTPAQAEALLRIRRSQKHLLGLINEVLNYARLETGAVHYDLAVVDVAAAIGEVESLVLPQVHARSLVLETDVGPLTAFADGEKLRQILVNLLSNAIKFTDPGGRIGVRSRTLGARVEIEVRDSGIGIAPDKLDAIFEPFVQVGRALNNPSEGTGLGLAISRDLARAMNGDLTVRSAPGEGSTFTLVLPGGGGE